Within the uncultured Campylobacter sp. genome, the region GATCGCATTACCAAGCCTCTTTTGCGCGTAAATTCCAAAGGCGAATTTGACAAAAAGGGAAAATTTATCGAGATCAGCTGGCAAAGAGCGTTCGACGAAATGGAGAAGCATTTCAGACGTGCCTATAACGAAGGCGGTCCTGAGGGCTTTGCCGTACTTGGCAGCGGTCAATACACGATCCCAGAAGGTTACGCCGCAGCAAAGCTAGTAAAGGCGGGCTTTCGCTCCAATAATCTCGATCCCAACGCTCGCCAGTGCATGGCCAGCGCCGTCGTAGGCTTTATGCAAACCTTTGGCATCGACGAGCCTGCGGGCGTTTTCGACGATATCGAACTAACCGATACCATCATCGCCTGGGGCGCGAATATGGCTGAGATGCACCCGATTCTTTGGTCTCGCGTCTCCGACCACAAGCTTCGCAACCCGGACCGCGTAAAAGTTATAAATCTCTCGACCTACTCTAGCCGCACTTCAAACATCGCCGATATCGAAATCATATTCCGTCCAAATACCGATCTTGCGATATGGAACTACATAGCAAGGGAGATCGTCTACAACCACCCGGATATGATAGATGAGAAATTTATTAAAGAGCACTGCGTGTTCGCTACCGGTCCAGTAGATATCGGTTATGGTCTACGAGAAGATATAAATCATAAAAAATACCGCAAAACCGAGCTTGATACAGCAGCTAAGCAAAAATCCAAAATTTTAAGCAAATCCGAGGGTGTTACCTTAGCATATCTGGGTATGAAAGAGGGCGACGTACTCGAAAACAAACACTCTGACAAATCAGATGCTCACTGGCTCATAAGTTTCGAAGAATTTAAAAAAGCGCTGGAGCCTTACACGCTAGATTTTGTAGCGCCTTTAGCCAAGGGCGACGAAAGTGAGGATTTAGAGGCGTTTAAGACCAAGCTAAAGCAGCTGGCAGATTTTTATATAGAAAAAGATCGCAAAGTAGTAAGCTTTTGGACGATGGGCTTTAATCAGCACTCAAGAGGAACTTGGGTCAATGAGCAAAGTTACATGGTACATTTCCTTCTCGGCAAGCAAGCCAAGCCCGGCTGCGGAGCGTTTTCGCTTACCGGTCAGCCTAGCGCTTGCGGCACGGCTAGAGAGGTGGGCACGTTTTCTCACCGCCTACCTGCCGATATGGTCGTGGCAAATCCGGCACACAGAAAGGTTTCCGAAAAAATTTGGAAGCTTCCCGAGGGCACGATAAATCCAAAACCGGGCGCGCACTACGTGCAGGCTCTGCGCAATCTCGAAGACGGCAAGATAAAATGGATATGGGTGCAGGTAAATAACCCATGGCAGCAGATCGCCAACGCAAATCACTGGATCGCAGCGGCGCGCGAGATGGATAACTTCATCGTAGTAAGCGAGCCATATCCGGGACTGAGCGCGAAGGTAGCCGATCTGATCCTGCCTACGGCGATGATCTACGAAAAATGGGGCGCATACGGCAATGCCGAGCGCAGAACGCAGTGGTGGAGACAGCAGGTCCTTCCTGTGGGCGACGCGATGAGCGATACGTGGCAGATGCTAGAGTTTTCCAAGCGCTTCAAACTCAAGGATTTCTGGGGCGAGGTTAAAGTAAATGATAAGCTTACGCTTCCAAACGTAT harbors:
- the napA gene encoding nitrate reductase catalytic subunit NapA, producing MDRRDFIKSSAAAAACSVAGISLPSSLSAADEAEKGWRWDKAACRFCGTGCGIMVATKDGKIVAVKGDPLAPVNRGLNCIKGYFNAKIMYGADRITKPLLRVNSKGEFDKKGKFIEISWQRAFDEMEKHFRRAYNEGGPEGFAVLGSGQYTIPEGYAAAKLVKAGFRSNNLDPNARQCMASAVVGFMQTFGIDEPAGVFDDIELTDTIIAWGANMAEMHPILWSRVSDHKLRNPDRVKVINLSTYSSRTSNIADIEIIFRPNTDLAIWNYIAREIVYNHPDMIDEKFIKEHCVFATGPVDIGYGLREDINHKKYRKTELDTAAKQKSKILSKSEGVTLAYLGMKEGDVLENKHSDKSDAHWLISFEEFKKALEPYTLDFVAPLAKGDESEDLEAFKTKLKQLADFYIEKDRKVVSFWTMGFNQHSRGTWVNEQSYMVHFLLGKQAKPGCGAFSLTGQPSACGTAREVGTFSHRLPADMVVANPAHRKVSEKIWKLPEGTINPKPGAHYVQALRNLEDGKIKWIWVQVNNPWQQIANANHWIAAAREMDNFIVVSEPYPGLSAKVADLILPTAMIYEKWGAYGNAERRTQWWRQQVLPVGDAMSDTWQMLEFSKRFKLKDFWGEVKVNDKLTLPNVLDKISEFGYTPETTLFEVLFANKDAQAFAAKDPIMASFDNSEVNGDSRGVIGSDGKEFKGYGFFIQKYLWEEYRKFGTGHGHDLADFDTYHRVRGLRWPVVDGKETLWRFNAQYDPYAKKAAPDSDFAFYGNAKAALPSGDLKSATSGEEKTSLANKAKIFFRPYMDPVEVPSEEYPFWLCTGRVLEHWHTGTMTMRVPELYRAVPEARCYMNEADGAKIGVQQNEIVWIESRRGKVKARVDFHGRNIPPKGLIFVPFFDEKVYINRVTLDHTCPLSKETDYKKCAVKIYKA